The stretch of DNA CGTGAATTTAATCAAGAGCGGTTGCCTATTATGGGGAATGCAAGTTTTGGACATAATGAACCTAAATTTACGCTTCCATATGGCGTCCTTGCGACCCTTTCAGTGGACGCCCTTACTTTTAGCATAGATGAAGTGGCGGTTACGGCAGAATCCGATTAAAGTGTCAAAAGTGATTAAATTGGTTGATATAAGTTGACGAAAATATTGACAACGCTTACATTTTCGTTGTAATATGATTGCAAGTTGATATTTAGCTAGAGACTAAGAGACTTCTATTCGCGTTTAATACTGTTTAATGCGTATTGAAGTCTTTTTCTATTTAAAGGGAGGAAAAAGAATGAATGTCTACTTAGCCGAGTTTTTCGGTACAGCATTACTTTTACTCATGGGTGGTGGCGTTGTTGCAAATGTGAGTTTGAAAAAAACGAACGCCAATGGTGCAGACTGGATTGTTATCGCAATTGGATGGGGCCTCGCAGTAGTATTAGGCGTCTATGCGGTGGGGCAAATTTCTGGCGCACATTTAAACCCTGCTGTAACATTAGCCTTAGCCATTAACGGAGATTTTTCATGGGCACAAGTACCTGGTTATATGATTGCGCAATTACTGGGTGGTATTTTGGGTGGTATGTTAACTTGGCTCATGTATTTACCGCATTGGCGTGCAACTGAGGAACCTGCAACGAAACTCGGGGTATTTGCAACTGGTCCTGCATTAAAAAACTATATTGCAAATTTTATATCAGAGATTATCGGAACAGCGGTGTTAACATCAGGACTTTTGTATATCGGTGCGAACAAATTTACAGATGGTTTAAACCCATTGATTGTTGGCGCATTGATTGTAGCCATCGGTTTAAGTTTAGGAGGTACGACAGGGTATGCGATTAATCCAGCACGGGACTTAGGCCCACGTATTGCTCATGCGATTTTACCTATTCATGGTAAAGGTTCAAGTGGATGGGGTTATGCGATCGTGCCGGTCATTGGACCACTAGTTGGGGGTATGCTAGGGACAGTGTTGTATCGACTCGTATTCAAAAGTATTTTTGATGGATGGACGATTGCAACAATCGTCATTTTAATCCTTACATTATTGTTAGGTAAAATTTTAAACCAAAAAACACCTAAAGAAGAAATTGCACAAATATAAAAATACAACATGGATGTATGAATAACAATGAGAGAATGACAAGGCTTCTCTGATAGGTGAATGAATATAGAAGTCTGGTCACTCTTGTTGACATAAAGCCTTGTGGTTGTATAGAGTGAAGTGACAAAAGATTGACGTGTGGTGGATTCATCGCCACACCATGTTTTTCTACAAGTTAATATTTGAAACAGAGACGAAGTGTTGAGAGGAGATCATATTATGGGAAATTATATTTTATCAATAGACCAAGGTACGACAAGTTCACGTGCGATTTTATTCAATGAAGAAGGTGGAATTGTAGGCGTTGCCCAGCGAGAATTTAAACAACATTTTCCAAAAGCGGGTTGGGTAGAACATGATGCGAATGAAATTTGGACGTCGGTTTTATCTGTTATGGCGTCAGTTTTGAATGAAAATAATGTATCCGCTAAAGAAATTAAAGGAATTGGTATTACGAATCAGCGTGAAACGACGGTCGTATGGGATAAAAACACAGGGCGTCCCATCTATAATGCCATCGTTTGGCAATCACGACAAACGCAACAAATTTGTGATGCGTTGAAAAATGAGGGATATGAACAATTATTTAGGGATAAAACGGGATTATTGTTAGATCCTTATTTTTCAGGTACGAAGGTAAAATGGATTTTGGATAAAGTTGAAGGCGCACGTGAAAGTGCAGAAAAAGGCGATGTATTGTTTGGTACGATTGATTCATGGCTCGTTTGGAAATTGTCAGGCGGTCGTGCGCATGTGACCGATTATTCCAATGCAAGTCGTACATTAATGTATAACATTCACGAATTAAAATGGGATGATGAGCTTCTTGAACTATTAGATGTTCCAAAGGCGATGTTACCTGAAGTCAAACCTTCGAGTGAAGTATACTGCGAAACAATCGATTATCATTTCTTTGGTGAGAACGTACCGATTGCTGGAATTGCTGGCGATCAACAGGCGGCATTGTTCGGGCAAGCATGCTTTGAACGTGGCGATATCAAAAACACATATGGTACAGGTGGTTTCATGTTAATGAACACAGGCGAAGAAGCTGTGAAGTCAGGCAATGGTTTGCTCACGACAATCGCATATGGTATCGATGGTAAAGTCAATTACGCCTTAGAAGGTTCAATCTTTGTATCGGGCTCTGCGATTCAATGGTTAAGAGATGGGCTGAGAATGATTAATTCTGCACCGCAATCTGAAGACTATGCAAAACGCGTTGATTCTACTGAAGGGGTGTACGTTGTTCCTGCATTTGTTGGTTTGGGAACGCCATATTGGGATTCTGATGCACGTGGCGCAATTTTCGGATTAACGCGTGGTACAGAAAAAGAACACTTCATTCGTGCGACGCTTGAGTCATTATGTTATCAAACACGTGATGTCATTGAAGCTATGGCACAAGACTCAGGGATTGAAGTGAACAGTTTGCGCGTAGATGGTGGTGCAGTTAAAAATAATTTCCTAATGCAATTCCAAGCCGACTTAGTTAATATCAGCGTAGAACGTCCAGAAATCAATGAAACAACAGCCCTAGGTGCGGCTTATTTAGCTGGTTTGGCAACAGGATTTTGGAAGGACAAATCAGAAATTACGAGTCGTTGGAAATTAGAAAAAGCTTTCGAACCATCAATGGACAATAAGGAAAGTGATCGATTATACAAAGGATGGAAGAAAGCTGTAGAAGCCACACAAGTTTTTAAAATAGACGAGGCATAAGCCGTATGATATACTGTAGGTAAGTTAATAGCATAACGCGAGAAAAGAAGAGACTTTGTTCGTACAACTTGATGAAGGTGTATAGGCGGAGTCTCTCTTTTTATGAAATTAGGAGGCGAAATATATGAGTTTATCGACATTGAAACGTGATTCGGTGAAGCAGCGAATGAAAAATGAGGAATATGATGTTATTGTTGTAGGTGGCGGCATTACGGGGGCAGGTGTCGCTTTAGATGCATCAGCGAGAGGAATGAAAGTGGCGCTTGTTGAAATGCAAGACTTTGCACAGGGAACGAGTTCACGTTCGACAAAATTAGTACATGGCGGTTTACGCTACTTAAAGCAATTTCAAGTGGGGGTTGTTGCTGAAACAGGTAAAGAACGTGCCATCGTCTATGAAAATGGGCCACACGTCACGACACCAGAATGGATGTTATTACCGATGCACAAAGGTGGTACATTTGGTAAATTCTCAACTTCAATCGGCTTAGCGATGTATGACCGATTAGCAGGGGTAAAAAAATCAGAACGAAAAAAAATGTTAAGTAAGAAAGAAACTTCTGCGAAAGAACCGCTTGTTAAACAAGAAGGATTAAAAGGCGGCGGTTATTACGTAGAATACCGTACGGATGATGCACGATTAACGATAGAAGTAATGAAAAAAGCAGCTGAACAAGGTGCAGACATCATGAACTATGTCAAAGTGAATAACTTCTTATATGATCATAAAGAAAAAGTGAATGGTGTCATGGTGATTGATCGCCTTGCTAATGAAACATTTGAAATTAGAGGTAAAAAAGTCGTGAATGCGACAGGACCTTGGGTAGATGAAGTGCGTAGTGCAGATTATTCTAAAAACAATAAACAACTGCGATTAACAAAAGGTGTTCACGTTGTTATTGACCAATCGAAGTTCCCATTGCGTCAAGCGGTATACTTTGATACTGAGAAAGATGGGCGTATGATTTTTGCGATTCCACGTGATGGCAAGGCGTACGTCGGAACTACAGATACATTTTATAATAATGACAAATCAAAACCACTCGTCAACCAAGAAGATCGAGATTATTTGGTTGAAGCGATTAACTACATGTTCCCAACTGTACATGTGACAGATGCAGATATTGAATCGACATGGGCAGGCGTTCGTCCGCTTATATATGAAGAAGGAAAAGACCCTTCAGAAATTTCACGAAAAGATGAAGTTTGGGAAGGTAAATCAGGCCTACTTACCATTGCAGGAGGAAAATTAACAGGCTATCGTCATATGGCATTAGAAATTGTAGATTTAGTTGAGAAACGACTTAAACAAGAATACAAATTAAAATTTAATCAAGTTGACACAAAACATATTCCTATTTCTGGTGGAGATGTTGGAGGTAGTGCAAACTTTGAACAATTTGTTGAAGAGAAAGTGGCGTTAGCAGACGCGTATAATCTGGACCAAAACTTAGCACGTCGATTTGCAACAAAATTTGGTTCGAATGTCGACGATTTATTCGAGATTGCGCAAGCAGCACAACATCAAAATACAGGCTTGCCGTTAGAACTTTACGTTGAATTAGTCTATGGTGTACAGAACGAGTTAGTGATTAAACCAACGGACTTCTTAGTGCGTCGTACAGGTGCTTTATATTTTGATATTGATTCCGTTCTCCGTTATAAAGATACTGTTATCGATGTCTTAGCTGATTTAGTGGGGTACGATGCAAATACAAAAGCGATTTACAAAGCAGAATTAGAAGAAGCCATTCAAGAAGCACGACACGGTCAACATCAACCAGCTGAAAAATAATTTTAAAATCGTATTATCACTGGGATTGGAACATCATCTTGTTCCAATCCCTTTAATTCGTTATCAAAATTGCGCTATAAATCGAGGTTTCATATTTTTAAGTCTGCAACTGAGGATGTACGGGATGGAATTGACTTTTTATAAGAGGCAGTCAAAAGATGTGAGTTGAGCACTCAAATGTCTGTTGAAAAATCAAAAGACAACAAAATACATGTGATCGTTATATGTGATGCACCATTAAAGTGTTCAAAATGCGTGAATATGGTAAAGTTGAATTAATGACATAAAATCGGAGAGGTGAGCGAATATGGTAAAATCAGAAGCCATGAAAATTGCTGTCATGGATGGAACGATGTTAGAAGCTAGAGTGGATCAGGCAGACTTTGAAGCAGTAGGCATTGTACATATTTTTCATGGCATGTCGGAACATATGGATCGTTATGCACAATTGGTTGAAAAACTCAATCAACAAGGATAACATGTCATCCGGCATAATCATCGTGGACATGGCGTTGAAGTGGACGGCGTACGGGGGCATTTTGATTCAATAGCGCAAGTTGTACAAGATGCATACGAAATTCAAAGTACTTTGCGCGCTCAATTTGATTCACAGTTACCAGTGATTTTGCTAGGGCACTCAATGGGGTCCATCATTGCAAGACAATTTGTTCAAACGTTTCCTAAGGCTGTACAAGGGTTAGTTCTAAGCGGAACGGGTTATTATCCATCATGGTATTATCGCCTTGTTTTACCGATATTGAAAAGTGTGACATTGATATTTGGGAAAAAGCGACGTCTGAAATGGTTGAATCATTTAACAACTGGGCGTTTCAACAAAAACTTCAAACCTGTCCGTACAACGAGTGACTGGTTAAGTTCGGATCGAACAGAAGTGGATGGATTTATCCAAGATCCGTATACTGGATTTTTAGTATCGAATCAACTGATTTATAGTGTGCTCTATGCAATGATGTTGACCACACGCCAGAAAAACATTTTGAAAATGGATCACACGCTCCCTATTCTCCTCGTATCTGGCAAAGATGATCCATTTGGTGGGAATGGCAAAGGAATTCGACAACTTGGTAAAGTTTATAAAAAAGGTGGCATGGATCATGTTACTGTTCAAATTTATAAAAATAAAAGACATGAAATTTTATTTGAAAAAGATAAAACAACGGTGTGGCGTCATATGTTAGACTGGATGAGTCGACAAATTATCAAAAGTAAAAAGTAGGTGAACGGGGTGTCACAAAATAAACCCTTTGTCATAGCGATTGTTGGACCGACAGCCAGTGGAAAAACTGAGTTCGGTGTAGCGCTAGCAAAAGAAATTAATGGAGAGATTATTAGTGGAGACGCTATGCAAATCTATCAAGGGATGGATATTGGTACTGCAAAAGTAACGGCAAAAGAAATGGAAGGAATTCCGCATCATCTCATCAATATTTTAAAACCTGATGAAACATATTCAGTGTACGACTTTCAACAACAAGCACAACGGTTGATTGAAGAAATTACGAATCGAGGAAAAGTTCCAATTATCGTCGGTGGGACAGGGCTTTATATACAGTCAGTGATTTACAATTATCAGTTTGATGACGAAGCGGTTTCCCCAGCTGTTGCTGAACGAGTGAAACAACAAATGGCGATGTTATCTAGTTATTCAAATCATGAATTACATGAATATTTAGGGACATTCGATCCGGAATCTCAACGTGTGATTCATCCTAATAATCGTAAAAGGGTGGAACGGGCGATTGCGTATTATTTACAGACAAAAAAAGTTTTAAGTAATCGCAAGAAAAGTACCCAATTGACTGAAAATTATGATACATTATTACTAGGGATGAAAATGTCGCGCGATACCTTATATTCAAGGATAAATAATCGTGTTGATGTCATGTTGTCTCATGGTTTATTGGATGAAGTGCAAGAACTTATTGAATTAGGTTATGAATCGTGTCAAAGTATGCAAGCCATCGGTTATAAAGAAATTATACCGGTGATTAAAAATGAAGTTCCACTGGATGAGGCGATTGAACGACTCAAACAGCATTCACGTAATTATGCGAAAAGGCAAATGACTTGGTTTACAAATAAACTTAATGTTCATTGGTTAGATAGAGAGAAGATGTCACTTACTTCAATGTTATCTGAGCTGAAACCCCTAATAAATAAAAGGAGAAATGAACATGATTGAGAAACGTAACATTCAAGATGAGTACCTAGAGAAATTTAAAGAAGAGGGTAAAGAACTAACGGTATTTTTAACGAATGGTTTCCAATTACGCGGTACAATTGTTGATTTTGACCAATATGTAATTGATATACTCTCCCAAGGGCGTCACCATTTAATTTACAAACACGCAATAAGCACATTTTTAGAAGGTACGAACTAAATTGATGTTAATGGAGTGGAGTGACCTCATATCGTGTCACTTCATCAATGCGGAGACAGCGCCAACCTCTATTTTCCGAAAGGAGTTAGCGGTGTCTCTCCACTTTTAATTATCAATCTACTGTTCATTAGGGAAATCACCGAATAATTAAAGGGCAACAAGGGTGTTGTGGCACCCGTCGCTCATTTCATGTGACAGGGCATGACGATGTTATGAGTCACAAAAACAAATCAATCCAGAACTGCTGATCAGTTGAAATAAAGAAACATCACCTTTTTCGTATTCACGACGATTGAAAGGGTGATGTTTTCTTATGGCGTTTATAATAATTTTTCAATATCATCTATCAAATGTTCAGGTGTTTTTTGTGGTGAAAAACGTTTAACGACGTGACCTTCACGATCAATTAAAAATTTAGTAAAATTCCACTTAATCTTATCACCAAAAACACCAGACTTTTGCGATTTTAGGTATTGATAGAGTGGGTGTGCATGTTCACCATTGACTTCAATTTTTTCATGCATTGGAAAAGTCACACCATAATTGAGTTGGCAGTTGGTTGCAGCTTCAGCCCCGCTACCAGGTTCTTGCTTGCCAAATTGATTGCTTGGAAAACCTAATACCGTAAATCCTCGGTCACTATAGGTTTCATAAAGTTTTTGCAAACCTTGAAATTGCGGTGTTAAACCACATTCACTGGCTGTGTTCACGATGAGTAGGACGTCTCCTTTGTATTGCGACAGTGGATAAGTTGTACCATCCGTTTTTGGGACTTCAATATCATATAAATGCATTGTTTTCACCTCTAAAACAAATATAACACAATCAGCCTATATAGTCTTAAGTGATACACTGTGTTAGAATACGGATTGATATGTTAAAAGAAAATGGTGATAAGATGGGTAAAACAGAACTCCATTTAACTCAAAGCGCAAAAGAAACGGCAGTATTAGTCGGTGTAGACGTTTATCAGTCAGATTATGATTTTGACAGTACAATGGCTGAATTAAACGCTTTAGCCTATACATGTGATTTAGAAGTTAAAGGGCAGTGGAGCCAACATAGAAATCATGTTGACTATAAATTTTATATCGGTAAAGGGAAATTGGCGGAGATTAAAGACTTTATTGCGTTTCATGATATTGATGTGGTTGTAACCAACGATGAATTAACGACGACACAATCAAAAAATTTAAACACGCAATTGGGTGTCAAGATTATCGACCGGACCCAATTAATCCTAGAGATTTTTGCGTTGAGAGCAAGAAGCAAGGAAGGGAAACTTCAAGTCGAATATGCACAGCTAGACTATTTATTGCCTCGACTCATGGGGCATGGTAAAAGTTTATCCCGTTTAGGCGGAGGTATCGGTACGAGGGGTCCTGGTGAAACGAAACTCGAAACCGACCGACGTCATATCCGAACACGTATGAATGAAATTAAACGTAAACTCAGCGAAGTGGAAGCGCATCGAGAACGTTATCGAAATAAAAGAGGACAAAACCATGTGTTTCAAGCAGCACTCATCGGCTATACAAACGCTGGCAAGTCTTCATGGTTTAATACATTAACCGATGCAGCCACTTACGAACAAGATTTACTTTTTGCAACGTTGGATCCTAAGGCGCGGCAACTTAACATTAATAATGGATTTGAAATGGTCATTTCGGATACAGTAGGCTTTATTCAAAAATTGCCGACATCGCTCATCGAAGCGTTTAAATCTACATTAGAAGAAGCACGACAAGCAGACTTGCTCATCCATGTGGTCGATGCCAGTCATGCCGATTACAAAATTCAATATGATACCGTTAAGGAAATTATTCGTGAACTTGACATGGATTACATCCCTCAAGTGGTCATTTTTAACAAGCGTGATTTACATACGGGAGCGCGACCCATTGCAGATCAAGTGTCCGTATTTGTATCGTCTAAAAATCCAGATGATATCGAAAAAGTAAAAACATTAATTATTGAAGCGATTCAAAAACAATTCCGATTTTATCAAATACAATTAGAGAGTCAATGTGCTGAAAAGTTATATCAACTTAAACAACAGACCTTAGTGACTCGTCTTGAATATGATGAAGAGACAGATCAATACATGATAGAAGGCTATCAAAAACAATAGAAAGAAGCGGGAACATGACACAATTATCACAACTTATTGAAGAAATAGAAACGATACTCGTACCATATTTTAGAGAAATTGAGGCGCGTGCGCTTAAAAATCAACAACGTGTTTTAGATGCGTTTCATCAAGTGAAGATTACTGAAGCGGATTTAGTAGGATCAACGGGTTACGGATATGATGATGCTGGAAGAGATCATCTCGAAGCGGTTTATGCGGCAACATTTAAAGCAGAAGATGCGCTAGTGAGACCGCAACTCATTTCAGGTACACACGCGATTACAGTGGCACTACAAAGTATGTTAAAGCCAGGTGAAAGCTTGATGTACATTACTGGAAGTCCTTATGATACTTTGTTAGAAGTGATCGGCGTGAGTGGAACGGGCATTGAAAGCCTAAAAGAATATGGGATACATTATCAAGAAGTTGAACTTAAAGCAGGACATATAGATATCGAAAAAGTATTACATACCATTGATGAGACAACAAAAGTCGTCGCAATTCAACGTTCCAAAGGGTATGATCAACGTCCATCTATTTCTATAGATGAAATTGAGAAAGCAATTCAGAGCATTAAAGCACAGCATCCAGATGTCATTATTTTCGTTGACAATTGTTATGGTGAATTTGTGGAGACAAAAGAGCCGGTCGAAGTTGGGGCTGATTTAATGGCAGGATCGCTCATTAAAAATCCAGGGGGTGGATTAGCGAAAATTGGAGGCTATATTGTTGGACGACAAGAATTAGTCGCTCGGTGTGGTTATCGTTTAACAGCACCTGGTATAGGCAAAGAGGCAGGTGCGTCATTGGATGCGTTACAGGCCATGTATCAAGGTTTTTTTATGAGCCCTCATATCGTTAGTCAGAGTTTAAAAGGCGCCCTTTTTACAAGTTTATTGTTAGAGCGTTTAAATATGCGTACGTCCCCACGTTATGATGAACCACGTACAGATTTAATTCAAACCGTGTCATTCGGTAACCAAGAACAAATGATTCGTTTCTGTCAAAGTATTCAACATGCTTCTCCAATTAACGCCCATTTTAACCCTGAACCAAGTGCGATGCCGGGTTACGAAGATGCTGTTATTATGGCTGCAGGAACATTCATACAAGGCGCATCAATTGAACTGACTGCCGACGGACCGATTCGCCCACCTTATGAAGTATACGTACAAGGAGGCCTCACCTATGAACATGTCAAAATCGCAGTCATACGTGCAGTCGGAACTTTAATAGAAGATGGCCTAATTTCAATAAAATAAAATATTTTTACTCTTATAGTATAAAAACACACTCATATGAAAGGTCGGAATAATCAGAAATGTTGTAGTGGCAGGTGTTTTTAGGTATATGTTAGGTTTCCTGACACATTTTTGAAATGTTGAAATAGGTATGCTATTGTAAAAGCAAGTTCAAAAAGTCAAGGAGATGTGGGAGATGGACAACGATAAAATTCGCCGAAACATGCCTGTATTTCCGATGAGTGTTGTCAGTCGATTAACGGAATTGTCACCACGACAAATTCGTTATTACGAAACACATGAACTTGTTACCCCTTCGCGTACAGTGGGAAACAAACGTCTCTTTTCACTGAATGATTTAGAAACATTACTTTCAATTAAACATTTATTGGAAAAAGGGTTTAATATGAAAGGAATTAAACAAATCATGTTAACGGATGACGTTAATCCATTGAATGATGAAGAGGCGCAATTGAGAAAGCAGATGCTCGTGGATACGACACAGAAACCACAACGTGATTCGATACCTTTGAATCGTGGAGATTTATCGCGCTTTTTTAAATAACTTATACTGGAGGACATTTTTTAATGCCAAAACAACACTTTACTAAAGATGATATCAGACGCTTTGCCAAAGAAGAAAACGTACGCTATTTACGCTTACAATTTACTGATATTTTAGGGACAATTAAAAACGTTGAAGTACCAGTAAGCCAATTAGAAAAAGTATTGGACAATGAAATGATGTTTGATGGCTCTTCCATTGAAGGCTTCGTTCGTATTGAGGAATCAGATATGTATTTATACCCTGATTTGGATACGTGGGTTATTTTCCCTTGGACAGCGGGACAAGGAAAAGTAGCACGTTTAATCTGTGATATTTACACGACAGATCACGAACCATTTTCTGGAGACCCACGCAGCAATTTAAAACGTGTATTAAAAGAAATGGAAGCTTTAGGTTACACGGATTTTAACTTAGGGCCTGAACCTGAATTTTTCTTATTTAAGTTAGATGAAAAAGGCGAACCAACAATGGAATTAAATGATCACGGTGGGTATTTCGATTTAGCACCAACGGACTTAGGTGAAAATTGTCGTCGTGATATCGTCCTTGAATTAGAAGACATGGGCTTTGATATTGAAGCTTCACATCATGAAGTGGCGCCAGGTCAACATGAAATTGATTTCAAATATGCAGATGCTGTAACAGCTTGTGACAACATTCAAACTTTTAAATTGGTCGTAAAGACAATTGCACGTAAACACAACTTACATGCGACGTTTATGCCGAAACCATTGTTTGGCGTTAACGGAAGTGGGATGCACTTTAATGTTTCACTATTCAAAGGGAAAGAAAATGCATTCTATGATGAAAATAGCGAAATGCAATTAACAGAAGATGCATATCACTTTATTGCAGGTATTATGAAAAATGCTCGAGGTTATACAGCAGTGTGTAACCCACTTGTCAATTCATACAAACGTCTTGTGCCTGGATATGAGGCACCAAGTTACATCGCTTGGAGTGGTAAAAACCGCTCGCCATTAGTTCGTGTCCCAAGTTCGCGCGGTTTATCGACACGTGTTGAAATCCGTTCAGTTGATCCTGCAGCGAATCCATATATGGCATTAGCGACAATATTACAAGCTGGTTTAGATGGCATTAAAAATAAATTAGAAGTGCCAAAACCAGTAAATCAAAACATTTATGAAATGAACCGTGAAGAACGTGAAGCAGTCGGCATTGAAGACTTACCATCCACACTTTACACAGCTTTAAAAGCAATGCGTGAGAATCCAATCGTTAAAGAAGCACTGGGTGACCACATCTATCACCAATTTATCAACTCTAAGTCTATTGAATGGGATTATTACCGCACGCAAGTGTCTGAATGGGAAGTTGAGCAGTATATGAAACAGTATTAATAGGTTGAACCCTTGAAGCTATGCGCTTTGAGGGTTTTTGTTTTGCACATAGTTTTTTCTTTTTATGTTAATTGGGTGCAAAATGGGGGAGATCAAATTAAGGATAGCGGGATAAAGTATCTTGAATAACTGACACACTTAATTTGACAAACCTAGAAAAAGGGAGCAGAAATAATTAAAACATAGTAAATGCGTCCTTATTGCTGTTTTAATTTACGGATGCTCAATTAGTGACCTTGACCTAACAAATTTCCTGTTATGTGTCACTTTACGTGGATTTGTGTCCGATTTGGGCACAAACCCACTCGTGATTTATTTAAAATTAGGATCTAACCAATAATTGTTTGCATAACTTCTTGCATTTTCTCTTATCTTATAAATGTTATCTTTATTTAAATTTTTAATTAGATCTTTATCAAAACTCATTTTTAAAATAATATTGTTATGTTTATTCAGCTTATTATCTTCTGTTTTCTTTTCTACACTAATAACAACATTATCGATGTTTAATTTTGTTTTTTTAACACCCAACACCGCTTTACCTGCACCATCTTGCATTTCACGAACAACAGAGTCTTTATTAAATCCGCTAAAATCTTTCAAAGTGATAGCAACTATTTTGTCGTTTTCATTATAGATTATTTTTGAAAAATTTTTTTCTCCAACTTCATTTTTGATTGACTTTTCTAATT from Staphylococcus lutrae encodes:
- a CDS encoding aminotransferase class I/II-fold pyridoxal phosphate-dependent enzyme — protein: MTQLSQLIEEIETILVPYFREIEARALKNQQRVLDAFHQVKITEADLVGSTGYGYDDAGRDHLEAVYAATFKAEDALVRPQLISGTHAITVALQSMLKPGESLMYITGSPYDTLLEVIGVSGTGIESLKEYGIHYQEVELKAGHIDIEKVLHTIDETTKVVAIQRSKGYDQRPSISIDEIEKAIQSIKAQHPDVIIFVDNCYGEFVETKEPVEVGADLMAGSLIKNPGGGLAKIGGYIVGRQELVARCGYRLTAPGIGKEAGASLDALQAMYQGFFMSPHIVSQSLKGALFTSLLLERLNMRTSPRYDEPRTDLIQTVSFGNQEQMIRFCQSIQHASPINAHFNPEPSAMPGYEDAVIMAAGTFIQGASIELTADGPIRPPYEVYVQGGLTYEHVKIAVIRAVGTLIEDGLISIK
- a CDS encoding MerR family transcriptional regulator yields the protein MDNDKIRRNMPVFPMSVVSRLTELSPRQIRYYETHELVTPSRTVGNKRLFSLNDLETLLSIKHLLEKGFNMKGIKQIMLTDDVNPLNDEEAQLRKQMLVDTTQKPQRDSIPLNRGDLSRFFK
- the glnA gene encoding type I glutamate--ammonia ligase, which translates into the protein MPKQHFTKDDIRRFAKEENVRYLRLQFTDILGTIKNVEVPVSQLEKVLDNEMMFDGSSIEGFVRIEESDMYLYPDLDTWVIFPWTAGQGKVARLICDIYTTDHEPFSGDPRSNLKRVLKEMEALGYTDFNLGPEPEFFLFKLDEKGEPTMELNDHGGYFDLAPTDLGENCRRDIVLELEDMGFDIEASHHEVAPGQHEIDFKYADAVTACDNIQTFKLVVKTIARKHNLHATFMPKPLFGVNGSGMHFNVSLFKGKENAFYDENSEMQLTEDAYHFIAGIMKNARGYTAVCNPLVNSYKRLVPGYEAPSYIAWSGKNRSPLVRVPSSRGLSTRVEIRSVDPAANPYMALATILQAGLDGIKNKLEVPKPVNQNIYEMNREEREAVGIEDLPSTLYTALKAMRENPIVKEALGDHIYHQFINSKSIEWDYYRTQVSEWEVEQYMKQY